One Corythoichthys intestinalis isolate RoL2023-P3 chromosome 9, ASM3026506v1, whole genome shotgun sequence DNA window includes the following coding sequences:
- the LOC130921743 gene encoding elastase-1-like isoform X2, producing the protein MLRFLVLTTLAALVLAELEPQPRYLEDSLERVVGGEVARENSWPWQISLQYKSGSRFHHTCGGTLVERGWVMTAAHCVDRQRTWRVVLGEHDLNRNSGREQVMSVSRVYIHPRWNPNNVAGGYDIAMLRLSGEASLNSHVQLGSLPPSGQILPHKNHCYITGWGLTSTGGNLSAQLKQAFLPLVDHKTCTSPSWWGGSIKTTMVCAGGSSESGCNGDSGGPLNCLVNGKYYVHGIASFVSGYGCNAIRKPTVFTRVSAYNEWMDSIMM; encoded by the exons ATGCTGAGGTTTTTGGTCTTGACAACTCTGGCAGCTCTGG TGCTGGCTGAGCTGGAGCCCCAGCCCAGGTACTTGGAGGACAGTTTGGAGAGGGTGGTGGGAGGTGAAGTGGCCCGGGAGAACTCCTGGCCCTGGCAA ATTTCCCTTCAGTACAAATCTGGCTCCAGGTTTCACCACACATGTGGAGGAACTCTGGTTGAAAGAGGCTGGGTCATGACTGCCGCTCACTGCGTGGACCG CCAAAGGACATGGCGTGTGGTTCTGGGTGAGCACGACCTGAACAGGAACAGCGGCAGAGAGCAGGTCATGAGCGTCAGCCGCGTTTACATCCACCCGAGATGGAATCCCAACAACGTGGCTGGCGG CTACGACATCGCCATGCTGCGTCTGTCCGGCGAGGCCTCCCTCAACTCTCATGTGCAACTTGGCTCCCTTCCCCCCTCCGGACAGATTCTGCCCCACAAGAACCACTGCTACATCACCGGTTGGGGACTCACATCCA CTGGTGGAAACCTGTCCGCGCAATTGAAGCAGGCCTTCCTTCCCCTGGTGGACCACAAGACCTGCACCAGCCCCAGCTGGTGGGGAGGCAGCATCAAGACCACCATGGTGTGCGCTGGTGGTTCATCTGAGTCTGGATGCAAC GGAGACTCTGGCGGTCCACTCAACTGCCTGGTGAACGGAAAATACTACGTACACGGCATCGCCAGCTTCGTGTCCGGCTACGGATGCAACGCTATCAGGAAACCCACAGTCTTCACCCGTGTTTCCGCCTACAACGAATGGATGGACTCG atCATGATGTAA
- the LOC130921743 gene encoding elastase-1-like isoform X1: MEMFIIDPLPLHQATRCHLVTHLKLSEAKRSAVHYSGAFFQLKLKCLLCYLFPPVLAELEPQPRYLEDSLERVVGGEVARENSWPWQISLQYKSGSRFHHTCGGTLVERGWVMTAAHCVDRQRTWRVVLGEHDLNRNSGREQVMSVSRVYIHPRWNPNNVAGGYDIAMLRLSGEASLNSHVQLGSLPPSGQILPHKNHCYITGWGLTSTGGNLSAQLKQAFLPLVDHKTCTSPSWWGGSIKTTMVCAGGSSESGCNGDSGGPLNCLVNGKYYVHGIASFVSGYGCNAIRKPTVFTRVSAYNEWMDSIMM; this comes from the exons aTGGAAATGTTCATTATTGATCCTCTTCCTCTCCATCAGGCTACTCGCTGTCACCTTGTCACTCATTTGAAGCTTAGTGAAGCTAAACGGAGTGCAGTGCATTATTCTGGCGCTTTCTTTCAACTAAAACTGAAATGTCTCCTGTGTTATCTTTTTCCACCAGTGCTGGCTGAGCTGGAGCCCCAGCCCAGGTACTTGGAGGACAGTTTGGAGAGGGTGGTGGGAGGTGAAGTGGCCCGGGAGAACTCCTGGCCCTGGCAA ATTTCCCTTCAGTACAAATCTGGCTCCAGGTTTCACCACACATGTGGAGGAACTCTGGTTGAAAGAGGCTGGGTCATGACTGCCGCTCACTGCGTGGACCG CCAAAGGACATGGCGTGTGGTTCTGGGTGAGCACGACCTGAACAGGAACAGCGGCAGAGAGCAGGTCATGAGCGTCAGCCGCGTTTACATCCACCCGAGATGGAATCCCAACAACGTGGCTGGCGG CTACGACATCGCCATGCTGCGTCTGTCCGGCGAGGCCTCCCTCAACTCTCATGTGCAACTTGGCTCCCTTCCCCCCTCCGGACAGATTCTGCCCCACAAGAACCACTGCTACATCACCGGTTGGGGACTCACATCCA CTGGTGGAAACCTGTCCGCGCAATTGAAGCAGGCCTTCCTTCCCCTGGTGGACCACAAGACCTGCACCAGCCCCAGCTGGTGGGGAGGCAGCATCAAGACCACCATGGTGTGCGCTGGTGGTTCATCTGAGTCTGGATGCAAC GGAGACTCTGGCGGTCCACTCAACTGCCTGGTGAACGGAAAATACTACGTACACGGCATCGCCAGCTTCGTGTCCGGCTACGGATGCAACGCTATCAGGAAACCCACAGTCTTCACCCGTGTTTCCGCCTACAACGAATGGATGGACTCG atCATGATGTAA